A DNA window from Zingiber officinale cultivar Zhangliang chromosome 3A, Zo_v1.1, whole genome shotgun sequence contains the following coding sequences:
- the LOC122051090 gene encoding fructose-bisphosphate aldolase 1, chloroplastic-like encodes MASATLLKSSFLPKTSEWLTARKSSTLHQPPTTVCLAVRASAYADELVKTAKIIASPGRGILAMDESNATCGKRLASIGLENTEANRQAYRTLLVSAPGLGQYISGAILFEETLYQSTVDGKKIVDVLIGQNIVPGIKVDKGLVPLVGSNDESWCQGLDGLASRSASYYQQGARFAKWRTVVSIPNGPSALAVKEAAWGLARYAAIAQDNGLVPIVEPEILLDGEHGIDRTFEVAQKVWAEVFFYLAENNVLFEGILLKPSMVTPGAECKEKATPQQVAEYTLNLLHRRIPPAVPGIMFLSGGQSEVEATLNLNAMNQGSNPWHVSFSYARALQNTCLKTWGGRAENVKAAQETLLIRAKANSLAQLGKYTGEGESAEAKEGMYVKDYRY; translated from the exons ATGGCCTCGGCTACTCTTCTCAAGTCTTCTTTCCTCCCCAAGACTTCTGAATGGCTCACTGCTCGGAAATCCTCAACCCTGCACCAGCCGCCCACCACCGTCTGCCTCGCCGTTCGTGCCAGTGCCTACGCCGACGAGCTCGTCAAGACCGCA AAAATCATCGCCTCACCGGGAAGAGGGATATTAGCCATGGATGAGTCGAACGCCACCTGCGGAAAGAGACTCGCATCCATTGGGCTGGAGAACACCGAGGCGAACCGTCAAGCTTACAGAACCCTTCTTGTGTCAGCTCCTGGTTTGGGCCAGTACATCTCCGGGGCTATCCTGTTCGAGGAAACCCTTTACCAGTCCACCGTAGACGGCAAGAAGATAGTCGACGTCCTCATTGGACAAAACATAGTGCCCGGTATCAAGGTTGACAAG GGTCTTGTTCCACTGGTCGGTTCAAACGATGAGTCATGGTGCCAAGGGTTGGATGGCCTTGCCTCTCGATCTGCTTCGTACTATCAACAAGGCGCGCGGTTTGCCAAATG GCGCACAGTGGTTAGCATTCCAAATGGCCCGTCTGCTCTTGCAGTGAAGGAAGCTGCATGGGGCTTGGCTCGATATGCTGCCATTGCTCAA GACAATGGGTTGGTTCCAATTGTTGAGCCAGAGATACTGCTTGATGGAGAACATGGAATCGACAGAACCTTCGAAGTGGCACAAAAGGTGTGGGCTGAGGTGTTCTTCTACCTAGCCGAGAACAATGTGTTGTTCGAAGGCATCCTGCTCAAGCCGAGCATGGTTACTCCTGGCGCCGAGTGCAAAGAAAAAGCCACACCGCAACAGGTTGCTGAATACACCCTGAATCTTCTGCACAGGAGAATCCCTCCTGCTGTCCCCGGTATCATG TTCCTCTCGGGCGGGCAGTCTGAAGTCGAGGCAACCTTGAACTTGAATGCAATGAACCAAGGGTCCAACCCTTGGCATGTCTCGTTCTCTTATGCCAGGGCACTGCAGAACACTTGCCTCAAGACATGGGGAGGAAGGGCAGAGAATGTGAAGGCAGCTCAAGAGACACTTCTGATCAGGGCCAAGGCCAATTCCTTGGCGCAGCTCGGCAAGTACACAGGAGAAGGTGAGTCTGCAGAGGCCAAAGAAGGCATGTATGTCAAGGACTACCGCTACTAG
- the LOC122053535 gene encoding growth-regulating factor 1-like, with protein sequence MMTGGGGSRYPFTPSQWQELELQALVFKYMASAIPVPPDLIHCIRRSLFMDPQTPRFLPNAPAIGWGGYGMGEARNAVDPEPGRCRRTDGKKWRCSKEAYPDSKYCERHMHRGKGRPRKPVELSLATSPAFSHNSPNFHPPLSLPSPHTNHLFFPCSSSVRPSARGLGYSHCEDSTNLCLESLPLSLDNHRNVVGFKEVVPEFPFLPEGCRNGMQIPPSFGPMGMNSKHVYSNMQSVDSRFRMCTSEEEKGADLKIEMAANGRSEKEDEEQKQPRPFHCFLDEKPPKMDGSWMSMDVGLKTQLSMSISIANHDMPVIASQCYNDG encoded by the exons ATGATGACGGGAGGAGGCGGCAGTAGGTATCCCTTCACACCATCCCAATGGCAAGAGTTGGAGCTCCAAGCGCTCGTCTTCAAGTACATGGCGTCGGCTATACCCGTGCCTCCTGATCTCATCCACTGCATCAGGAGAAGCCTCTTCATGGATCCGCAAACCCCCCGCTTCCTCCCTAATGCTCCCGCAA TTGGGTGGGGAGGTTACGGGATGGGCGAGGCAAGGAATGCAGTGGATCCAGAGCCAGGGAGGTGCAGGAGAACAGATGGGAAGAAGTGGAGGTGCTCCAAGGAGGCTTATCCTGACTCCAAGTACTGCGAAAGGCACATGCATAGGGGGAAAGGCCGTCCAAGAAAGCCTGTGGAATTGTCTTTAGCCACCAGCCCAGCCTTCTCCCACAACTCGCCAAACTTCCACCCTCCTCTCTCCCTCCCCTCCCCACACACCaatcatctcttcttcccctGTTCCTCCTCCGTAAGGCCTTCTGCCAGGGGTTTGGGCTACTCGCATTGTGAAGATTCCACCAACCTGTGCTTGGAGTCTCTCCCTCTCTCGCTTGATAATCACAG GAACGTTGTTGGGTTCAAGGAGGTCGTACCTGAGTTCCCTTTCCTCCCGGAAGGTTGTAGAAATGGCATGCAGATCCCACCCAGCTTCGGGCCTATGGGAATGAACTCAAAACATGTTTACAGCAACATGCAGAGCGTTGATTCCCGTTTCAGGATGTGCACGTCTGAGGAAGAGAAGGGTGCTGATCTCAAGATTGAGATGGCTGCTAATGGTAGGTcggagaaggaggatgaggagCAGAAGCAACCGAGGCCATTCCACTGTTTTCTTGATGAGAAGCCTCCAAAAATGGATGGTTCTTGGATGAGCATGGATGTGGGGTTGAAGACGCAGCTATCTATGTCTATTTCGATCGCGAATCATGACATGCCAGTCATTGCTTCTCAGTGTTACAATG ATGGTTGA